The bacterium genome has a window encoding:
- a CDS encoding Hsp20/alpha crystallin family protein: MPIFPGLGTELEKLLDQSFGLKASLIAGPINKWQPFADVYETETTIVVKVELAGVKREDIQLTLDRDRLILRGVRRDISSEKKKCYHQMEVNYGTFERVIPLTQAVRSDQIKANLEEGILEVVLPKAMEKRSSYIVLEIG, from the coding sequence ATGCCTATATTTCCAGGATTGGGGACAGAGTTGGAGAAGCTGCTCGATCAGTCTTTTGGATTGAAAGCTTCCCTTATTGCCGGTCCCATAAATAAGTGGCAACCTTTTGCCGACGTCTATGAAACCGAAACTACTATTGTGGTTAAGGTCGAATTGGCCGGAGTAAAAAGAGAAGATATCCAACTTACTCTTGATCGGGATAGATTAATTCTTCGGGGGGTAAGGCGGGATATCTCTTCGGAGAAAAAAAAGTGCTATCATCAGATGGAGGTTAATTACGGGACATTTGAACGTGTCATCCCTCTTACTCAAGCGGTCAGGTCTGATCAGATTAAGGCAAATCTTGAGGAAGGCATTCTGGAAGTGGTTTTACCGAAGGCCATGGAGAAGAGGAGCAGTTATATCGTCCTTGAAATTGGATAA